The nucleotide sequence AACAGAAAGGTGTCGTCGGTCAATCATTACCAGCGCTTCACGATCCCCAAGAAGAGCGGCGGCGAGCGGTTGATCTCGGCGCCGATGCCGCGCCTCAAGCGCGCGCAGTACTGGGTTCTGGACAACATCCTCGCGCGGGTGCCGCTGCATGATGCCGCGCACGGCTTTGCGCCTGAGCGTTCCATCCTGACCAACGCGCGCAATCATGTCGGCCGCGACGTGGTGATCAATCTCGACCTCAAGGATTTCTTCCCGACCCTGACCTATGCCCGCGTCAAGGGTCTGTTCGAGGCGCTGGGCTATGCTGAAGCGGTCGCGATCCCGCTCGCGCTGTTGTGCACCGAGCCTGTTGTCGATGAAGTGACGCTCGACGGCGAGCGTCACTTCATCGCCGATGGCCCGCGGCTGCTGCCGCAGGGCGCGCCGACCAGCCCGGCGATCACCAACCTGATCTGCCGCAGGCTCGACCGACGCCTCATGGGGCTCGCACGCACGCTCGGTTTCATCTACAGCCGCTACGCCGACGATCTGACCTTCTCCGGCTCGGGCGAAGCGGTGAAAAAGATCGGCACCCTGCTCAAGGCCGTGCACGGCATTGTCGAGGCCGAAGGGTTCAAGGTCCATCCGGACAAGACGCGCGTCATGCGCAGATCGGCGCGCCAGGAGGTCACCGGCCTCACCGTCAACGAGGCCGTGGCCGTGCCGCGTGACCTGCTGCGCCGTTACCGCGCGGTGCTGCAGCAGGTCGAGCGCCACGGGCCAGTGGGCAAGCACTTCGGCCCCGGCAAGGACGTGATCCGGTCGCTGCTCGGCTTCGGCCATTTCGCCATCATGGTCGATCCGGAGAGTGGCACGCCCTTGCTGCAGCGCGCGCAGCGCCTCGCCGAACGGTACGCGCCCGCCCGCTCCGCGCGGCGCGCGACGCGTGCCGCATTCCGCAAGGCCGCGGGCGCCGGCCAGACGCCGCCGGGCCGGCAATGGAATCCCGCGGAGCGGCCACCGCC is from Bradyrhizobium xenonodulans and encodes:
- a CDS encoding reverse transcriptase family protein — translated: MIRLGFWPDGEDEPAPAADTIRARAEAMRELTELQRQNATLGDPVRALKEMHKRRKAEAMARRQETKRRNAEARQARAFAWHERRKHDVLYLGEDVSRGLHTRTTTTPLHDGLPALADAKALADAMGVPLGELRFLAFNRKVSSVNHYQRFTIPKKSGGERLISAPMPRLKRAQYWVLDNILARVPLHDAAHGFAPERSILTNARNHVGRDVVINLDLKDFFPTLTYARVKGLFEALGYAEAVAIPLALLCTEPVVDEVTLDGERHFIADGPRLLPQGAPTSPAITNLICRRLDRRLMGLARTLGFIYSRYADDLTFSGSGEAVKKIGTLLKAVHGIVEAEGFKVHPDKTRVMRRSARQEVTGLTVNEAVAVPRDLLRRYRAVLQQVERHGPVGKHFGPGKDVIRSLLGFGHFAIMVDPESGTPLLQRAQRLAERYAPARSARRATRAAFRKAAGAGQTPPGRQWNPAERPPPPPDPMLVALARQDEKKRAAQARTAAPGPSRPPNVPPSPWGAPRGAGAQAVPPAGPATAPKKRQPWYVTALVILLALALALAVVPGGTMVAAAILYLYFRRWWKR